A window of the Candidatus Paraluminiphilus aquimaris genome harbors these coding sequences:
- a CDS encoding beta-ketoacyl synthase encodes MSNLPVIVASGGINTAGRSSHRHAHNRLVINSIDIEARNRTIQALGVMMDSDIEDEILARTLVRRIEHQHFDPSAVAINHRYRIDDVHGVVNLSPDGFTTSRAQNALRGLSSGDTILVPTQREFDVSVAGQLPMGFDPGALYTSRNHPRGLQMSIYAMSDALADLGLDWDQLAGSLPPDAVSVYVSSSMGQLDEAATGGMMTAGLRGERVSAKNCPLGFAEMPGDFLNAYVLKSMGHTGPALGACATFLYNLQRGVDDIKSGRARIAVVGAAEAPILPELMDGYVAMGALATDKELRQLQGVGEEGLIHHRSACRPFGDNCGFVMGESAQVMILMDDALALEQGAPILGAVPFVSVHADGAKKSIPGPGAGNYMTMARAAQAARDILDEPSFERTGVVMAHGTGTPQNRTSESAIFSTIAGAMSVENWRVSAIKSHTGHSLGAAAGDQMAALLGIWESGWVPGIGSIDRLADDVVTDRLTFALRDVETEDCAYALVNSKGFGGNNATATVLSPDVSMKLLAQCHTARAISDWRAKSEAVDQCREDTEKARLNGDWQPMYRFNDGVLSDEDIHMEDDHLMIGDVAIDITQRLLPKDWNLKV; translated from the coding sequence ATGTCTAATTTACCTGTCATTGTTGCATCCGGGGGGATCAACACCGCCGGGCGTTCTTCGCACCGCCATGCTCATAATCGCTTGGTTATAAATTCCATCGATATTGAAGCGAGAAACCGAACCATACAGGCGCTAGGCGTCATGATGGACTCGGACATTGAAGACGAAATATTAGCGCGTACGCTGGTTCGTAGAATCGAGCATCAGCACTTTGATCCCTCTGCAGTGGCTATCAATCACCGTTACCGAATTGACGACGTCCATGGCGTTGTGAATTTATCTCCCGATGGCTTCACCACATCCCGGGCTCAGAACGCACTGCGAGGTCTATCCTCTGGGGACACAATTTTGGTGCCGACTCAGCGAGAGTTCGATGTCAGCGTTGCGGGACAGCTGCCCATGGGTTTCGATCCCGGGGCGCTCTACACGTCGCGAAACCATCCTCGCGGGTTGCAAATGTCTATCTATGCAATGTCTGATGCGCTGGCCGATCTGGGGCTTGATTGGGATCAACTTGCGGGGTCCTTACCGCCTGATGCGGTGAGTGTTTACGTTTCAAGTTCGATGGGACAGCTAGATGAGGCGGCCACCGGTGGCATGATGACAGCGGGGCTTCGAGGTGAGCGCGTTAGCGCGAAAAATTGCCCACTCGGTTTTGCAGAAATGCCCGGTGATTTCCTTAACGCCTACGTCCTCAAGTCGATGGGTCACACAGGGCCAGCGCTCGGCGCTTGCGCCACCTTTCTCTATAACCTTCAGCGGGGTGTCGACGATATTAAGTCAGGTCGAGCCCGCATCGCGGTAGTCGGTGCGGCTGAGGCTCCTATTCTCCCCGAGCTCATGGACGGCTACGTTGCCATGGGTGCGCTCGCCACCGATAAAGAGCTGCGCCAACTGCAAGGGGTAGGGGAGGAGGGACTGATCCATCATCGATCGGCTTGCCGACCCTTTGGAGACAATTGCGGGTTCGTAATGGGTGAATCGGCGCAAGTGATGATTCTAATGGACGATGCGCTCGCACTTGAGCAGGGTGCACCCATCCTTGGGGCCGTGCCGTTTGTCTCGGTACATGCCGATGGAGCAAAAAAATCAATACCCGGTCCAGGCGCAGGAAATTACATGACGATGGCGCGCGCAGCCCAAGCAGCACGCGATATTTTAGACGAGCCGTCGTTTGAACGAACCGGTGTGGTTATGGCACACGGTACCGGCACCCCGCAGAACCGGACCTCTGAGTCAGCGATTTTCAGTACCATTGCAGGCGCAATGTCAGTGGAGAATTGGCGTGTCTCGGCTATCAAGAGTCATACCGGGCATTCATTGGGTGCGGCAGCGGGTGATCAAATGGCAGCGTTACTGGGAATATGGGAGTCAGGCTGGGTGCCGGGCATCGGTTCGATAGATAGGCTTGCGGACGATGTGGTTACCGATCGGTTGACCTTCGCCTTGCGCGATGTAGAGACTGAGGACTGTGCTTATGCGCTCGTCAACAGCAAAGGCTTCGGCGGAAATAACGCAACCGCCACGGTGTTGAGTCCCGATGTTTCGATGAAGCTCCTTGCCCAATGCCATACCGCTAGGGCGATCTCTGATTGGCGCGCTAAAAGCGAGGCAGTAGATCAGTGCCGCGAGGATACTGAAAAAGCGCGCTTAAATGGAGACTGGCAGCCCATGTACCGATTTAACGATGGCGTGCTGTCTGATGAGGACATTCACATGGAAGATGATCACCTCATGATCGGTGATGTGGCAATCGATATCACGCAAAGGCTGCTTCCCAAGGATTGGAATTTGAAAGTCTGA
- the queD gene encoding 6-carboxytetrahydropterin synthase QueD: MELYVDFRFEAAHRLPFVPEGHKCSRLHGHSFFVRLGIVGDVNPATGWVIDFDDIQKAFEPIYDQLDHHYLNEVEGLENPTSENLSRWIWSHLKPRLASLDYVEIRETCDVGCIYRGD, from the coding sequence GTGGAACTGTACGTAGACTTTCGATTTGAAGCCGCACACCGGCTGCCCTTTGTACCCGAGGGCCATAAATGCTCGCGTTTACATGGACATTCATTTTTTGTCCGTCTAGGTATCGTTGGCGACGTCAACCCGGCAACGGGCTGGGTTATTGATTTTGATGACATTCAAAAAGCGTTCGAACCGATCTATGATCAGCTAGACCATCACTACCTGAACGAGGTCGAGGGTCTTGAAAACCCAACCAGTGAAAATTTATCTCGCTGGATTTGGAGTCACCTCAAACCACGATTAGCCTCGCTCGATTACGTAGAAATACGAGAAACCTGCGATGTTGGCTGCATATATCGCGGGGATTAG
- a CDS encoding alpha/beta fold hydrolase, producing MAENLNVKVTGSGERRLVLLHGLFGSANNLGQLARAFKEDYVVYSVDLPDHGKSPWLSEASVQVYAQALAAWLAENEIGQSRVIGHSLGGKVAMQLALDFPSLVEKLVVLDIAPVAYPSRHDAVFSALNAVREARVGSRSEARAIMQPLLEDIRIADFLLASAHISSEGYVQWRFNLNGLRIGYESILGAISARCGRAKQFSGPTLVVRGELSDYVTDESARAFSPLFSSFDMVTVRGAGHWLHQEEPVAVSAAVRQFFDAEI from the coding sequence GTGGCAGAAAATTTGAACGTTAAGGTTACGGGCAGCGGCGAGAGGCGCCTTGTGCTCTTGCATGGACTGTTTGGGTCTGCCAATAACCTTGGGCAACTGGCGCGAGCGTTTAAAGAAGACTACGTCGTATATAGCGTGGATCTGCCAGACCATGGAAAGTCCCCGTGGCTGTCAGAGGCGTCGGTGCAGGTTTATGCGCAGGCGTTAGCCGCCTGGCTGGCTGAAAATGAAATAGGGCAGAGTAGGGTGATCGGTCACTCCTTGGGGGGCAAAGTTGCGATGCAACTAGCGCTGGACTTTCCCTCTCTTGTCGAAAAGCTTGTCGTTCTCGATATCGCCCCAGTGGCTTATCCGAGTCGTCACGATGCAGTCTTTAGCGCACTGAACGCGGTGCGAGAGGCAAGAGTTGGGTCACGTTCCGAGGCAAGAGCCATCATGCAGCCACTGCTTGAGGACATTCGGATTGCCGACTTTCTACTAGCGAGTGCACACATTAGCAGTGAGGGTTACGTCCAGTGGCGCTTTAATCTGAACGGGCTGAGGATTGGATACGAGAGTATTTTGGGTGCCATATCCGCGCGATGCGGTAGAGCCAAGCAGTTTTCGGGTCCCACACTTGTGGTTCGAGGAGAGCTTTCAGATTATGTCACTGATGAGTCTGCCAGAGCGTTTTCCCCGCTTTTTTCGTCTTTTGACATGGTAACTGTCAGAGGAGCTGGACATTGGTTGCACCAAGAGGAACCGGTTGCTGTGAGTGCTGCCGTGCGACAATTTTTTGACGCAGAGATTTGA
- the ribB gene encoding 3,4-dihydroxy-2-butanone-4-phosphate synthase: MPLDSVPDILDDIREGKMVILMDDEDRENEGDLVIAAEKVTPEIINFFASEACGLICMPITAERARQLRIPLMVRDNRSQHETNFTVSIDATHAVGPGVSAKQRAHTILEAVKSDAKPSDISQPGHIFPLVAKPGGVLQRAGHTEAGVDLARMAGCEPAAVIVEIMNEDGTMARRPELEVFAEHHNLRIGTIADLIEYRALHEQSVRCTGEFPIDTRWGQFTLTTFEDLVDGQIQYALHQGDLTAPDLPVRIQPINTLRDVLGTKLPNGSQGWSYESAMAYIAQQGRGLVVMLGGWESPDTIMRNIAQLAGTADVEAPPQNYRVIGTGAQMLRHLGVTNMKVMSAPIKFNAISGFQLEVSGFIPRP; encoded by the coding sequence ATGCCGCTAGATTCGGTTCCAGACATTCTGGACGATATTCGCGAAGGAAAGATGGTCATTCTTATGGATGACGAGGACCGTGAAAACGAGGGTGATCTCGTGATTGCGGCGGAGAAAGTAACTCCGGAGATTATCAACTTCTTCGCGAGCGAAGCCTGCGGTCTTATCTGTATGCCCATCACGGCGGAGCGCGCGCGGCAACTGCGCATTCCCCTTATGGTGCGCGACAATCGCTCGCAGCACGAAACCAACTTCACGGTATCGATTGATGCAACGCATGCTGTTGGTCCGGGTGTGAGTGCTAAGCAACGAGCTCACACCATTCTAGAAGCGGTAAAGTCAGACGCCAAGCCCTCGGACATCTCACAACCAGGGCACATTTTTCCGCTGGTAGCGAAGCCTGGTGGCGTCCTCCAGCGCGCTGGACACACCGAAGCCGGTGTCGATCTTGCGCGTATGGCGGGCTGCGAGCCTGCGGCCGTCATTGTCGAGATTATGAACGAGGACGGCACCATGGCGCGACGTCCGGAATTGGAAGTCTTCGCTGAGCACCACAACCTGCGCATTGGCACCATTGCTGATTTGATTGAGTACCGAGCGTTGCATGAGCAATCTGTGCGCTGCACGGGTGAATTTCCCATCGACACGCGTTGGGGTCAGTTCACGCTGACAACGTTCGAGGATCTTGTCGACGGGCAAATTCAATACGCACTTCACCAAGGCGACCTGACGGCACCCGACCTGCCCGTTCGAATTCAACCGATTAATACCCTGCGCGATGTACTGGGCACTAAGTTACCCAATGGATCGCAGGGATGGTCTTATGAATCAGCAATGGCATACATTGCACAGCAAGGGCGTGGGCTGGTCGTAATGTTAGGCGGTTGGGAGTCACCCGATACCATTATGCGTAACATTGCGCAGTTAGCGGGCACCGCTGACGTCGAGGCACCTCCACAGAATTACCGGGTCATTGGTACCGGCGCTCAAATGCTCCGCCATTTGGGTGTGACGAACATGAAGGTCATGTCAGCACCGATCAAGTTCAACGCAATATCTGGGTTCCAGCTCGAAGTCTCAGGCTTTATTCCTCGGCCCTGA
- a CDS encoding nitroreductase, which yields MNNAAQTFQAIVNERRSIRAFKSDPVGREVIDAVFAPALRAPSNCNTQPWFVHIVTGDKLEKLRESLPMAFATGDVAPDFPYDGVYDGVYKDRQYGAAKALYDALGIPREEKAKRQEWFLGNFRFFDAPAVAFFMLPDGFGLREACDLGMFTQTVMLGLTAQGLGSCPQTALGFMSKQIREVIDIPEHHKLMFGLSFGYPVDTPINDVVTDRTDLSSAVTFHS from the coding sequence ATGAACAACGCAGCTCAGACGTTTCAGGCTATTGTTAACGAACGTCGTTCGATTCGCGCATTTAAGTCTGACCCCGTAGGGCGTGAGGTGATCGATGCTGTGTTTGCACCGGCACTTCGTGCGCCCAGCAACTGTAATACGCAACCCTGGTTTGTTCACATCGTGACGGGCGATAAGTTAGAGAAGCTACGTGAGTCGCTGCCAATGGCCTTCGCAACCGGCGATGTCGCCCCCGATTTCCCGTATGACGGCGTTTACGATGGGGTTTACAAAGATCGCCAATACGGTGCCGCAAAGGCACTTTATGATGCGCTGGGTATTCCCCGGGAGGAGAAGGCGAAACGTCAAGAGTGGTTTCTTGGCAATTTCCGATTCTTTGATGCGCCTGCTGTTGCCTTTTTTATGCTTCCAGATGGCTTTGGACTAAGAGAGGCTTGCGACCTGGGTATGTTCACACAAACCGTTATGCTGGGTTTGACGGCGCAGGGGCTGGGCTCCTGTCCTCAGACAGCGTTGGGCTTCATGTCTAAGCAAATTCGTGAAGTTATCGACATACCCGAGCATCACAAATTGATGTTTGGCTTGTCGTTTGGCTATCCGGTGGATACACCCATAAACGATGTTGTAACCGATCGAACCGATCTGAGTTCAGCGGTTACCTTCCACAGTTAA
- a CDS encoding DUF6538 domain-containing protein, which yields MNLTCLKSGIWQVELRIPSDVRVVLGRTRFAQSTGTRDKRKASNKALPILTEWQQLITTARQSPELIQPKPDRTVCLSDAAQGHDGRGDSSVWLDELKPSQAKLYDAIEWGEGVSLPTHMSEFIEVHYTRHRTQLEARRYILEATLFIHTLGDLNRGNAQR from the coding sequence ATGAATCTAACGTGTTTGAAGTCCGGCATATGGCAGGTTGAGTTACGTATCCCTTCCGATGTCCGTGTTGTCCTAGGTAGAACTAGGTTTGCTCAATCAACAGGCACCAGAGATAAGCGCAAGGCTAGTAACAAGGCTTTACCCATTCTCACTGAGTGGCAACAGTTGATCACGACTGCTCGACAAAGCCCTGAGTTAATACAACCAAAACCCGATCGAACTGTCTGCCTCTCTGATGCGGCTCAGGGGCATGATGGTAGAGGGGACAGTAGTGTTTGGTTGGATGAATTAAAGCCGTCACAGGCGAAGCTGTACGATGCTATTGAATGGGGTGAGGGAGTGTCTCTACCAACCCATATGTCTGAGTTCATCGAAGTGCATTACACGCGGCACAGGACGCAACTCGAGGCGCGACGATACATTCTCGAAGCAACACTCTTCATCCACACACTTGGAGATCTTAATCGTGGAAATGCCCAGCGATAA
- a CDS encoding HupE/UreJ family protein: MRILVALLILLTPLVTQAHRFAPSALDVRALPNGEISVVWKTPAQATSNVPMLPVLPDECAVVSETPWFPEGTGKVLRQQWQCTGESMEGLPLSVSGLAANQSSAVVSVRPQPGVFFQEVLTISDPVFVVPSQRSLLDTALHYLWLGAEHIAVGIDHLFFVAGLLLLVSWGRRLVYTITAFTVGHSITLALVSLGIVTNPEALIEWLIAVSIWVLAYELSKTQRKSRLWARPWYLAGGFGLLHGMGFAGALAETGLPQMHLPAALLFFNVGIELGQLIFVAFLTLVGAVVTRLSSASWLRVAPVYVLGAVSTFWVLERTGALLS, from the coding sequence ATGCGTATTTTGGTAGCTCTCCTGATCTTGCTGACGCCCTTGGTGACTCAGGCTCACAGATTTGCGCCGTCTGCGCTTGATGTCCGTGCATTGCCAAACGGCGAAATTTCTGTCGTCTGGAAAACGCCTGCTCAAGCGACCTCCAATGTGCCAATGTTACCCGTATTGCCAGATGAGTGTGCGGTTGTATCGGAGACCCCCTGGTTTCCAGAGGGGACAGGGAAAGTTCTTCGTCAGCAGTGGCAGTGTACCGGCGAGTCGATGGAAGGTTTACCGCTAAGTGTCTCGGGACTCGCGGCGAACCAGTCATCTGCCGTGGTGTCAGTGAGGCCGCAGCCGGGGGTCTTTTTTCAAGAGGTGCTCACGATTTCCGACCCGGTATTTGTCGTGCCCTCGCAGCGATCCTTATTGGATACGGCGTTACATTATCTCTGGCTAGGTGCAGAGCACATTGCCGTTGGCATCGATCATCTGTTTTTTGTCGCCGGACTCCTGTTGTTGGTCAGCTGGGGAAGACGATTGGTGTACACCATAACGGCATTCACGGTAGGGCACAGTATTACGCTCGCACTTGTCTCTTTGGGTATCGTCACAAATCCGGAGGCTTTAATTGAATGGTTGATCGCCGTATCAATTTGGGTGTTGGCTTATGAGCTATCCAAAACCCAGAGAAAAAGCCGCCTTTGGGCACGGCCGTGGTATTTGGCTGGAGGCTTTGGTCTGTTGCACGGTATGGGGTTTGCTGGAGCGCTTGCGGAAACAGGTTTACCTCAGATGCACCTTCCCGCGGCCCTATTGTTTTTCAATGTGGGAATCGAGCTAGGCCAGCTTATTTTTGTGGCATTTCTCACTCTGGTAGGTGCTGTTGTGACCCGCTTGAGCTCCGCTTCATGGCTGCGTGTAGCGCCTGTATATGTGTTGGGTGCAGTCTCGACGTTTTGGGTGCTAGAGCGAACAGGCGCGCTGCTCTCCTGA
- a CDS encoding GlxA family transcriptional regulator, with protein sequence MKKPTEKFRIPRIAALIHSNALASSVTLPMELSMAAGQAAGQVFDADNHVSLLSPEGGMITTSGGLTVETKAIDSVGTLDLLVISAIWRDPRRVLTKHPSLVPFIRRIAESGAAIAAVGTGSFLLAETGLLRRKAATTHWFWFDEFAKRYPEIDLRRDQLIVQSNNLYCAGSVNSISDLLVYLMGGFYNPEVARRIENQFSPEIRQRFRTTQLGSHMLQEHYDEIVMDLQLYMREKLRAPVSTIDFAGRYGLSERTLSRRFQRATGTTPWQFLLTLRMSEAATLLRTTNLSVTQVAAEVGITDSAHFARQFKKTNQLTPTQYRKAVRGKMFSAN encoded by the coding sequence ATGAAAAAACCGACGGAAAAATTTCGCATCCCACGCATTGCTGCACTCATTCACAGCAATGCATTAGCGAGTTCAGTCACCCTACCCATGGAGCTCTCTATGGCAGCAGGGCAAGCTGCGGGGCAAGTATTCGACGCTGATAACCACGTATCACTGCTGTCGCCTGAGGGCGGCATGATTACGACGAGCGGCGGACTGACAGTTGAAACCAAAGCGATCGACAGTGTTGGAACACTCGATTTATTGGTTATATCAGCCATCTGGCGAGATCCGCGGCGTGTATTAACGAAGCACCCTAGTTTAGTCCCGTTTATACGCCGGATCGCGGAGTCCGGCGCAGCCATTGCAGCCGTTGGCACTGGAAGTTTTCTTTTGGCTGAAACAGGACTGCTCAGGCGGAAAGCGGCTACGACCCATTGGTTTTGGTTCGACGAATTCGCTAAGCGTTACCCGGAGATCGATCTTCGACGCGACCAGCTCATCGTGCAATCTAACAATCTTTATTGTGCTGGAAGCGTAAATTCAATCAGCGACCTGTTGGTTTACCTCATGGGTGGCTTTTACAACCCTGAAGTAGCGAGACGAATCGAAAATCAATTTTCACCTGAAATCCGTCAGCGTTTCCGAACCACACAACTCGGCTCACATATGCTGCAAGAGCATTACGACGAGATCGTCATGGACCTGCAGTTATATATGCGTGAAAAGCTGCGAGCACCTGTCTCCACGATTGATTTTGCCGGGCGATATGGGCTGTCAGAACGCACACTTTCACGGCGCTTTCAGCGGGCCACGGGAACCACACCATGGCAATTCCTGCTCACTTTGCGCATGAGCGAGGCGGCTACGCTACTCAGAACAACCAACTTATCGGTCACACAAGTGGCCGCAGAAGTGGGGATTACCGATTCCGCGCATTTTGCTCGCCAATTCAAAAAAACCAATCAGTTAACGCCAACTCAGTATCGCAAAGCCGTGCGGGGTAAGATGTTTTCCGCCAACTGA
- a CDS encoding thiolase family protein, translating to MSEAIYIVSGARTPMGGLMGDLAPVTAPQLGSTAIKAAVERSGLDGDKVDEVFMGCVLPAGLKQCPARQASRYAGLPDHVGAVTVNKACGSGMQATIFGIDSIRAGTNSVAIAGGLESMSNAPHLMPSGRAGQRLGHTHIYDHMFMDGLEDAYTGGAMGSFAQKTADEHGITREAMDEFAIQSLTRAKAAIEQGLLKAETAAVEVKTRRDVVTVVDDEQPHKGRVDKIPSLRPAFAKEGTITAANASSISDGASALILASESAVKEHGLKPMAKIIAHARASRDPAEFTLAPVDAISSLMEKTGWSASDVDLWEINEAFAMVTMLAMQAHGLDPNKVNVHGGACAQGHPIGSTGSRIIVTLMHAMHHYGKERGVAALCIGGGEATAVAIEKC from the coding sequence ATGTCCGAAGCAATTTACATTGTGAGCGGCGCTCGTACGCCTATGGGTGGCCTTATGGGTGATCTCGCCCCTGTCACTGCGCCACAACTTGGCAGTACGGCTATAAAAGCGGCCGTGGAACGATCTGGACTTGACGGCGATAAGGTGGACGAGGTCTTCATGGGCTGTGTTTTGCCTGCAGGGCTCAAGCAATGCCCAGCCCGACAAGCGAGCCGATATGCTGGTCTACCCGATCACGTTGGCGCAGTGACCGTCAACAAAGCCTGTGGCAGCGGCATGCAAGCAACAATATTTGGCATCGACAGTATTCGCGCCGGCACAAATAGCGTGGCTATCGCGGGGGGGCTAGAGAGCATGTCGAACGCACCGCACCTCATGCCCAGCGGACGCGCAGGTCAGCGACTTGGGCACACACACATATATGATCATATGTTTATGGACGGCCTCGAAGACGCCTACACAGGTGGCGCGATGGGCAGTTTTGCCCAGAAGACGGCCGATGAGCATGGCATTACACGTGAGGCTATGGATGAATTCGCCATTCAAAGCCTCACGCGCGCAAAAGCCGCGATTGAGCAAGGCCTCCTAAAGGCAGAAACAGCCGCAGTAGAGGTCAAAACACGCCGAGATGTCGTCACCGTGGTTGACGATGAGCAACCCCATAAAGGGCGCGTCGACAAGATCCCATCGTTACGACCCGCTTTCGCCAAAGAGGGAACGATTACAGCCGCGAACGCCAGCTCCATATCCGATGGTGCCAGCGCGCTTATCCTCGCAAGCGAGTCTGCCGTAAAGGAGCATGGGCTTAAGCCGATGGCAAAAATTATCGCCCACGCTAGAGCCAGTCGTGATCCGGCAGAGTTCACACTTGCACCCGTCGATGCAATTTCTTCGCTCATGGAGAAAACCGGTTGGTCAGCAAGCGACGTAGACCTGTGGGAGATTAACGAAGCCTTCGCTATGGTGACCATGCTCGCCATGCAAGCGCACGGCTTGGACCCGAATAAGGTCAATGTTCACGGTGGTGCTTGTGCGCAAGGACACCCGATAGGATCCACAGGTTCACGTATTATCGTCACCCTTATGCATGCCATGCATCACTACGGCAAGGAGCGTGGTGTCGCTGCGCTGTGTATTGGTGGTGGCGAGGCGACAGCCGTCGCCATTGAGAAGTGTTGA
- a CDS encoding nitroreductase family protein, producing the protein MRQDDVLTLLTERVSHGSLDAPGPSPDEMAQIARAGLRAPDHALLRPWRFVVIEGDRRDDFGVVLNESLRLRGVTDEAQLTKSLKAPLRAPILIAVMLDFKLHPKVDRNEQVGSAASATYAMSLAANALGYGSMWRTGQYATDPHVIEALGGSHQDEVIGFLYIGTRKGPSKNLPDLDPEDFLTHF; encoded by the coding sequence ATGAGACAAGACGACGTACTGACACTGCTGACCGAGCGGGTATCACATGGCAGCCTCGACGCGCCAGGCCCAAGCCCCGATGAGATGGCTCAGATTGCGCGTGCGGGTTTGAGAGCGCCCGATCACGCACTCTTACGCCCTTGGCGCTTTGTTGTTATTGAGGGTGATCGCCGCGACGATTTCGGTGTTGTTCTTAACGAGAGCTTGCGTTTGCGAGGGGTGACGGATGAAGCGCAGCTAACCAAGTCGCTCAAGGCACCGCTTAGAGCGCCGATCCTCATTGCCGTTATGCTCGATTTTAAATTACACCCCAAAGTTGATCGTAACGAGCAGGTCGGTTCGGCGGCATCAGCCACTTACGCCATGTCGCTTGCAGCCAACGCGCTGGGCTACGGAAGTATGTGGCGGACAGGGCAGTATGCAACCGATCCTCATGTGATCGAGGCGCTGGGGGGCAGCCATCAAGACGAGGTCATTGGCTTCTTGTATATCGGTACGCGCAAGGGGCCCTCTAAAAATCTCCCAGACCTTGACCCCGAGGATTTCCTGACGCACTTTTAG
- a CDS encoding peptidylprolyl isomerase, which produces MRFYQSIANQFVFAGVVLFILNLWFFPEPKPQLGPPNPERVALQAEAIRQLQPTELTAQQLELIKKRELREELLFIEAVERGVIEQDLVVQRRLIRNMRFMNPERDVPDEMLLSEAWELRLHLADEVVRRRTVQVMETLIVATQSAFEPTDEALRSEYNRRLSEFEEPEHFSFSHVFLRPQTSEARIDSLAKSLRANVSPDEARTESDVFLSGYRFRNVSLLDISRQFGDQFAREFAEDLIDADPAVETWLGPFTSVFGQHWVWLEDRLPQRVKTFDEVSADLQRDLRRAAEDDAIEQWVDARLARYEVVL; this is translated from the coding sequence ATGCGGTTTTATCAGTCCATAGCTAACCAGTTCGTTTTTGCTGGTGTTGTCCTATTTATTCTTAACCTATGGTTTTTTCCAGAGCCTAAGCCGCAGTTGGGTCCACCGAACCCCGAGCGGGTTGCGCTTCAAGCAGAGGCGATACGCCAGCTGCAGCCTACGGAGCTCACAGCGCAGCAGCTTGAGTTGATCAAAAAGCGAGAGCTTCGCGAGGAGCTCCTATTTATTGAGGCCGTCGAGCGCGGTGTTATTGAGCAGGACCTCGTTGTCCAAAGGCGACTCATCCGCAATATGCGCTTTATGAACCCAGAGCGTGACGTACCCGATGAGATGCTGCTATCCGAGGCGTGGGAATTGCGCCTGCATCTTGCAGATGAGGTAGTGCGGCGACGAACGGTGCAAGTAATGGAAACCCTAATCGTGGCCACGCAGTCTGCTTTTGAGCCTACAGATGAAGCACTGCGCAGCGAGTACAACCGCCGGTTGTCGGAGTTTGAGGAGCCCGAGCACTTCTCCTTTTCGCACGTATTTTTGCGGCCACAGACATCAGAAGCACGCATAGACTCACTAGCGAAGTCACTGAGGGCTAACGTCTCTCCTGATGAGGCGCGAACTGAGAGTGATGTGTTCCTCTCGGGCTATCGATTCCGCAATGTAAGCCTGCTGGATATATCGAGACAGTTTGGGGATCAATTTGCCCGCGAGTTTGCCGAGGATCTCATCGACGCGGATCCTGCAGTAGAAACCTGGCTGGGACCCTTTACGTCTGTCTTTGGGCAACATTGGGTGTGGCTGGAGGATCGACTGCCGCAAAGGGTGAAAACATTCGATGAGGTGTCCGCTGACCTGCAGCGTGATTTACGGCGGGCTGCCGAAGATGATGCCATTGAGCAGTGGGTTGATGCGCGCTTGGCACGCTATGAGGTGGTTCTGTGA